The following proteins are co-located in the Palaemon carinicauda isolate YSFRI2023 chromosome 3, ASM3689809v2, whole genome shotgun sequence genome:
- the LOC137637839 gene encoding rhodopsin-like, whose amino-acid sequence MGYWDEQSNMGSSDLLPSTNPYGNYTVVDRVPREILGYIHDHWYQFPPMNPLWYNLVGVFMVVMGSLAVCGNFVVIWVFMNTKSLRTPSNMFIVSLATSDFIMMSFMVPPTLVNCYYQMWAFSGLFCEIYALVGSICGCASIWAMVFITLDRYNVIVKGIAAKPLTNSGALLRILYVWGHTSLWCMLPFFGFNRYVPEGNMTACGTDYLSDDLWGHLYLYFYGFDCFILPLFIIVYCYTFILKAVANHEKQMREQAKKMGVKSLRNDPEAKKTSNECRLAKVALMTVSLWFMAWSPYFVINFVGMHYKPFITPLFTIWGSVFAKANAVYNPIVYAISHPKYRAAMEKKLPCLSCATEREEDAGASEATSTVTTEKC is encoded by the coding sequence ATGGGCTACTGGGACGAGCAATCCAACATGGGTAGCAGTGACCTCCTGCCCTCTACGAACCCATACGGTAACTACACCGTTGTCGACAGGGTTCCACGAGAGATTCTGGGTTACATCCATGATCATTGGTACCAATTTCCTCCCATGAACCCTCTGTGGTACAACCTAGTTGGAGTATTCATGGTTGTTATGGGTAGTCTTGCCGTTTGTGGTAATTTTGTTGTTATCTGGGTCTTCATGAACACCAAATCTCTTAGGACTCCATCAAACATGTTTATCGTAAGTCTGGCCACTTCCGATTTCATCATGATGTCATTCATGGTTCCTCCAACTTTGGTAAACTGTTACTATCAGATGTGGGCTTTCAGTGGTCTCTTTTGTGAGATTTATGCTCTTGTAGGTTCAATCTGTGGCTGTGCCTCTATTTGGGCCATGGTTTTTATTACTCTGGATCGTTACAACGTCATTGTTAAGGGTATTGCAGCAAAACCATTAACCAACTCTGGTGCTTTGCTACGAATTCTATATGTTTGGGGTCACACTTCACTTTGGTGCATGCTTCCATTTTTCGGATTCAATAGATATGTTCCTGAAGGTAACATGACTGCCTGTGGTACAGACTACCTCTCTGATGATCTGTGGGGACATCTTTACTTGTACTTCTatggttttgattgttttattcttCCTCTGTTCATTATCGTTTATTGCTACACATTCATCCTGAAGGCTGTTGCCAATCACGAGAAACAGATGCGCGAACAGGCCAAGAAGATGGGAGTCAAGTCTTTGAGAAATGACCCAGAAGCTAAGAAGACATCTAACGAATGCCGACTGGCCAAAGTAGCCCTCATGACCGTTTCACTTTGGTTCATGGCATGGAGCCCTTACTTTGTTATCAATTTTGTAGGCATGCACTACAAGCCTTTCATTACACCTCTCTTCACCATCTGGGGCTCGGTTTTCGCCAAGGCCAATGCTGTGTACAACCCTATTGTTTATGCCATCAGTCATCCCAAATACCGAGCTGCAATGGAGAAGAAACTGCCTTGCCTTTCTTGTGCCACTGAAAGAGAGGAGGACGCAGGTGCATCAGAGGCCACCTCGACTGTCACCACCGAGAAGTGTTAG